One genomic region from Salvia hispanica cultivar TCC Black 2014 chromosome 2, UniMelb_Shisp_WGS_1.0, whole genome shotgun sequence encodes:
- the LOC125204048 gene encoding peptidyl-prolyl cis-trans isomerase CYP18-2 — MARKEAVATADGGPPEVTLDTSMGPFTVEMYYHHAPRTCENFIKLARKGYYNNVKFHRIIKDFIVQGGDPTGTGRGGESIYGKHFDDEIHRELKHTGAGILSMANAGPNTNGSQFFITLAPAPSLDGKHTIFGRVCRGMEIIKRLGSVQTDNTDRPIHDVKILRANVKE, encoded by the exons ATGGCGCGGAAAGAGGCGGTGGCGACTGCCGACGGCGGACCGCCGGAGGTAACTCTGGATACATCGATGGGTCCCTTCACTGTTGAAATGTACTACCACCATGCGCCTAGGACCTGCGAGAATTTCATAAAGCTCGCTCGTAAAGGCTACTACAACAACGTCAAATTCCACAGAATCATCAAG GAtttcattgtgcaaggaggTGATCCTACCGGAACTGGAAGGGGTGGCGAGTCCATCTATGG CAAGCACTTTGATGACGAGATACATAGGGAGTTGAAGCATACAGGTGCTGGTATCTTATCCATGGCAAATGCTGGTCCAAATACTAATGGAAGCCAGTTTTTTATAACTTTGGCTCCGGCTCCTTCTCTGGATG GAAAGCATACGATATTTGGTAGAGTATGCAGGGGAATGGAAATAATCAAGAGGCTTGGCAGCGTTCAGACTGATAACACCGATCG GCCTATTCATGATGTAAAGATACTTCGCGCGAATGTTAAGGAATGA
- the LOC125206015 gene encoding sorting nexin 1: MINTQESGSGPLVQSPRSPPSQSQYITVSVLDPAKMGNGVQAYISYKVITRTNFPEYDGPEKIVIRRYSDFVWLRDRLFEKYKGVFIPPVPEKSTVEKFRFSAEFIEMRRKALDVFVNRVASHQELQHSEDLRIFLTVDEQTMERARSQETGIFKKKPADLMQIFKDVQSKVSDVVLGKEKPVEESSPEYEKLKNYVFQLEDHLAEAQKHAYRLVKRHRELGQSLSDFGKAVKLLGECEGNALGKAFSELGAKSEILSVHLQKEAQNLLMNFEEPLKDYVRSVQSIKATIAERANAFRQHCELAEAIKFKEIDMNKLRLTRSDKLYDAEHEYEELKAEGAEAWRRFEKIVKLMNEEIVRFQEQKTVDLGVAFHEFALGQAQLANSIASAWRSLLPKLEACSS; encoded by the exons ATGATAAACACG CAGGAAAGTGGATCGGGGCCGTTGGTGCAAAGCCCTCGATCCCCACCGTCACAGTCGCAGTATATAACCGTATCCGTGCTCGATCCAGCTAAGATGGGAAATGGAGTTCAAGCTTACATCTCCTACAAAGTTATCACCAGG ACCAACTTCCCTGAATATGATGGCCCTGAAAAAATTGTTATCCGAAGGTACAGTGACTTTGTTTGGCTAAGAGATCGCCTTTTTGAAAAGTACAAGGGTGTCTTCATCCCTCCTGTTCCCGAGAAGAGCACTGTAG AGAAGTTCAGATTCAGTGCTGAGTTCATTGAGATGAGGCGTAAAGCTTTGGATGTGTTTGTCAACCGTGTAGCTTCGCATCAGGAGCTTCAACACAGTGAGGATTTAAGAATCTTTTTGACAGTTGATGAGCAg ACAATGGAAAGAGCAAGATCCCAGGAAACTggtattttcaagaaaaagcCAGCAGATTTGATGCAGATTTTCAAG GATGTACAGTCCAAAGTGAGTGATGTTGTTCTCGGAAAAGAGAAACCGGTTGAAGAATCAAGCCCTGAATACGAGAAGCTTAAGAATTATGTTTTTCAGCTCGAAGATCACCTAGCTGAAGCGCAGAAGCATGCTTACCGTCTTGTGAAGAGACACAGGG AGTTAGGACAATCTTTATCAGACTTTGGTAAGGCAGTGAAGCTACTAGGTGAGTGTGAAGGAAATGCTCTTGGCAAGGCTTTTTCTGAACTGGGTGCGAAATCAGAGATTTTGTCAGTTCATCTGCAGAAAGAG GCTCAGAACCTCCTGATGAATTTTGAAGAACCTTTGAAAGATTATGTGCGTTCAGTGCAGTCTATTAAG GCAACAATAGCAGAAAGAGCAAATGCATTCAGGCAACATTGTGAACTGGCTGAAGCAATTAAGTTTAAGGAAATAGATAT GAACAAACTCAGGTTAACCCGTTCAGACAAACTGTACGATGCGGAGCATGAATACGAGGAG CTAAAAGCTGAGGGTGCAGAAGCCTGGAGAAGGTTCGAGAAAATTGTGAAGCTAATGAATGAAGAAATCGTTCGATTCCAAGAACAAAAGACAGTAGATTTAGGTGTGGCTTTCCATGAATTTGCCCTGGGTCAGGCACAGCTGGCCAACAGTATTGCCAGTGCTTGGCGCAGTCTTCTTCCAAAGCTTGAAGCTTGCTCCTCGTAG
- the LOC125206016 gene encoding uncharacterized protein LOC125206016, whose protein sequence is MNNTHTLHTHYTQQLVNKEAMAIRHIVNIAHASHLKSSPSLLVKPKPSTFIASTSIVQFLNLAEFSRKHNLAAVSKASPADAISPLDDDEGVSLGTMKLPPDTDVARFETLLFQWGNSLCQGANLPLPLPLKVDKIPGGARLGFITIGDAETEVLVYIDCLVFPGTDSSAPVFRAIRNGPKKDQPPPGEPRIMRSLLEALKKCVDIARL, encoded by the exons AtgaacaacacacacacattacacactCACTACACGCAGCAACTAGTAAACAAAGAAGCCATGGCAATTAGACACATTGTTAACATAGCTCATGCATCCCATCTCAAATCTTCACCGTCGCTCCTTGTTAAGCCGAAGCCGTCCACATTCATCGCCTCTACTAGCATCGTTCAGTTTCTTAATCTAGCCGAATTTTCAAGGAAACATAATCTAGCTGCAGTGTCCAAGGCCTCCCCAGCAGATGCCATTTCACCCCTAGACGACGACGAGGGAGTTTCTCTAGGGACTATGAAACTTCCCCCTGACACCGATGTGGCTAGATTCGAGACATTGTTGTTTCAG TGGGGAAACAGTCTATGCCAAGGTGCTAATTTACCGCTGCCATTGCCACTCAAG GTTGACAAAATCCCCGGTGGAGCTAGGCTTGGCTTCATTACTATTGGAGATGCGGAGACGGAGGTCCTTGTGTACATAgattgtttggtatttcccggAACTGATAGCTCTGCTCCAGTCTTCAGAGCCATACGAAACGGGCCCAAGAAAGATCAACCGCCTCCTGGAGAGCCACGGATCATGAGAAGCCTGTTGGAGGCCTTGAAGAAGTGTGTTGATATAGCAAGACTCTAA